In a single window of the Amycolatopsis sp. cg5 genome:
- a CDS encoding enoyl-CoA hydratase-related protein, with amino-acid sequence MAEYEHILVKREDDTITITMNRAARRNSLSDQHLAELLVAFLEAGDSDATGVVLAGAGPVFSAGHDFADVSSRDLMGVRELLQLCTELMATMKSIPQVVIARVHGLATAAGCQLVASCDLAVAAESAGFALPGGKGGWFCHTPAVPVARAVGRKRLMELALTGDVIDAATALDWGIVNRVVPDADLDTAVADLLARATRGSRASKALGKQTLYAQLDRPEKDAYAVALEVMAAASQLPGAREGMAAFLEKRAPEWTD; translated from the coding sequence ATGGCTGAGTACGAGCACATCCTCGTCAAGCGCGAGGACGACACCATCACCATCACGATGAACCGGGCCGCGCGCCGCAATTCGCTGTCCGACCAGCACCTGGCCGAGCTGCTCGTCGCGTTCCTGGAGGCGGGGGACTCGGACGCGACCGGCGTCGTGCTCGCCGGCGCCGGGCCGGTCTTCTCCGCCGGGCACGACTTCGCCGACGTCTCGTCACGCGACCTGATGGGCGTGCGCGAGCTGCTGCAGCTGTGCACCGAGCTGATGGCGACCATGAAGTCGATCCCGCAGGTCGTCATCGCCAGGGTGCACGGCCTCGCCACCGCGGCGGGCTGCCAGCTGGTCGCCTCGTGCGACCTCGCGGTCGCCGCCGAGTCGGCCGGTTTCGCGCTGCCCGGCGGCAAGGGGGGCTGGTTCTGCCACACGCCCGCGGTGCCCGTCGCCCGCGCGGTCGGCCGCAAGCGCCTGATGGAGCTCGCGCTCACCGGCGACGTCATCGACGCCGCGACCGCGCTCGACTGGGGCATTGTCAACCGCGTGGTCCCCGACGCCGACCTCGACACGGCCGTCGCCGACCTCCTCGCCCGCGCCACCAGGGGCAGCCGGGCGAGCAAGGCGCTGGGCAAGCAGACCCTCTACGCCCAGCTCGACCGCCCCGAAAAGGACGCGTACGCCGTCGCGCTCGAAGTGATGGCCGCCGCCTCCCAGCTCCCCGGAGCCCGCGAAGGCATGGCCGCCTTCCTCGAAAAGCGCGCCCCCGAATGGACTGACTGA
- a CDS encoding GlxA family transcriptional regulator — MRTVGVLLLPGSRSFDLAVIGEVWGVDRTDDGIGPFELRLCAAGRAPVDLHPVGKVVATHGLSGLKGCDLVLVGGRADPLAAVPDAAVRALRSAERVAALCSGAFTLAAAGLLDGRAATTHWRLLDDLERVAPAADVRRDVLFTDDGDVLTSAGVVGGLDLCLHLVRRDHGADVTAALAKRLVMPPAREGGQRQYVDPPLPPRPSRPGIASTMDWAMTRLGTEIGVDDLVAHAGMSARTFHREFTAAAGTTPGRWLRVQRVRHAQRLLEATDLPVERVAQRSGLGTAANLRRRMHAELGVGPDSYRRTFRQSA; from the coding sequence ATGCGCACCGTGGGTGTCCTCCTGCTGCCGGGCAGCCGCTCGTTCGACCTCGCCGTGATCGGGGAGGTCTGGGGCGTCGACCGCACCGACGACGGCATCGGCCCGTTCGAACTGCGCCTGTGCGCTGCCGGGCGCGCGCCGGTCGACCTGCACCCGGTCGGCAAAGTCGTTGCCACCCATGGGCTTTCCGGGCTCAAGGGCTGCGACCTCGTGCTCGTGGGCGGTCGCGCCGACCCGCTCGCGGCCGTCCCCGATGCGGCCGTCCGCGCGCTGCGGAGCGCGGAGCGGGTCGCCGCGCTGTGCTCCGGCGCGTTCACCCTCGCCGCCGCCGGGCTGCTCGACGGCCGCGCCGCCACCACGCACTGGCGCCTGCTCGACGACCTCGAACGCGTCGCGCCCGCCGCCGACGTCCGGCGCGACGTGCTGTTCACCGACGACGGCGACGTGCTCACCTCCGCGGGCGTCGTCGGCGGCCTCGATCTGTGCCTGCACCTGGTACGCCGGGACCACGGCGCGGACGTCACGGCCGCGCTCGCGAAACGCCTGGTCATGCCGCCCGCCAGGGAAGGCGGGCAACGGCAGTACGTGGACCCGCCGCTGCCGCCACGCCCGTCGCGCCCCGGCATCGCGTCCACAATGGACTGGGCGATGACCAGGCTGGGCACCGAGATCGGCGTCGACGACCTCGTCGCGCACGCCGGGATGAGCGCGCGGACATTCCACCGCGAGTTCACCGCCGCCGCGGGTACCACACCCGGCCGCTGGCTGCGGGTACAGCGCGTCCGGCACGCACAGCGGCTGCTCGAAGCCACCGACCTGCCGGTCGAGCGGGTCGCGCAGCGCTCGGGACTGGGCACCGCGGCGAACCTGCGCCGCCGGATGCACGCCGAACTCGGCGTCGGCCCGGATTCCTACCGCCGCACCTTCCGGCAAAGCGCGTAA
- the nucS gene encoding endonuclease NucS codes for MRLVLARCQVDYAGRLTAHLPMANRLLLVKSDNSVSVHSDDRAYKPLNWMTPPCWLIEDGKTWIVENKAGEKLVITIEEIFHEHKQELGVEPGLQKDGVEAHLQELLAEHITTLGEGHTLVRREFPTAIGPVDIMARDADGHSVAVEIKRRGEIDGVEQLTRYLELLNRDPLLAPVQGVFAAQIIKPQARTLAEDRGIRCLTLDYDALRGIESDEFRLF; via the coding sequence GTGCGCCTCGTTCTCGCTCGCTGCCAGGTCGACTACGCCGGCCGTCTGACCGCCCACCTGCCCATGGCGAACAGGCTGCTGTTGGTCAAGTCGGACAACTCCGTGTCCGTGCATTCCGACGACCGCGCCTACAAGCCGCTGAACTGGATGACGCCGCCGTGCTGGCTCATCGAAGACGGCAAGACGTGGATCGTCGAGAACAAGGCGGGCGAGAAGCTCGTCATCACCATCGAAGAGATCTTCCACGAGCACAAGCAGGAACTCGGCGTCGAGCCCGGTCTTCAGAAGGACGGCGTCGAGGCGCACCTGCAGGAACTGCTCGCCGAGCACATCACCACCCTCGGCGAGGGCCACACCCTGGTCCGCCGCGAGTTCCCCACGGCCATCGGCCCGGTCGACATCATGGCCCGCGACGCCGACGGCCACAGCGTCGCCGTCGAGATCAAGCGCCGTGGCGAGATCGACGGCGTCGAGCAGCTCACCCGCTACCTAGAACTCCTCAACCGCGACCCCCTGCTCGCCCCGGTGCAGGGAGTCTTCGCGGCCCAGATCATCAAGCCGCAGGCCCGCACCCTCGCCGAGGACCGCGGCATCCGCTGCCTGACGCTGGACTACGACGCCCTCCGTGGCATCGAAAGCGACGAGTTCCGCCTGTTCTGA
- a CDS encoding NUDIX domain-containing protein: MDPIESVSSREVYRNAWMIVREDEVRRPDGSTGIYGVVDKPAYALVVPFDGERFRLVEQFRYPLGLRRWEFPQGTAPDRADAEPGELAARELREETGLRAGSMVEIGLIDCAPGFVSQRGRVFLATELTEGEPERETEEQDMRSAWFSRAEVEKMISTGTITDSQSIAAYAHLLLYERDKAR; this comes from the coding sequence GTGGACCCCATTGAGAGCGTGAGCTCACGCGAGGTGTATCGCAACGCCTGGATGATCGTGCGCGAGGACGAGGTCCGGCGGCCGGACGGTTCGACCGGGATCTACGGCGTGGTCGACAAACCGGCCTACGCGCTGGTCGTCCCGTTCGACGGCGAGCGGTTCCGGCTGGTCGAGCAGTTCCGGTATCCGCTGGGGCTGCGGCGCTGGGAATTCCCGCAGGGCACCGCGCCGGACCGGGCCGACGCCGAACCGGGTGAACTCGCCGCGCGTGAACTGCGCGAGGAAACCGGGCTGCGGGCCGGTTCCATGGTCGAAATCGGGCTGATCGACTGCGCGCCGGGGTTCGTCAGCCAGCGCGGACGCGTGTTCCTCGCGACCGAGCTCACCGAGGGCGAGCCCGAGCGTGAGACCGAGGAACAGGACATGCGCAGCGCCTGGTTCAGCCGCGCGGAGGTCGAAAAGATGATCTCGACCGGCACGATCACCGACTCGCAGTCGATCGCCGCGTATGCGCATCTCCTGCTTTACGAGCGGGATAAAGCCCGCTAA